The genomic region TAAGTTAACTCTTTACTAAGCGTTTTGCTCAAAGCTATAAATTGAAAAATCATGGAAAATTATAAGAAAATAAGAAGTATTAATTTTAGTAGACAGTAAAAAATGGATACCAAAACTTTTAAACGTACACTACAACACTCAGAAAACTACAATCGCAAAGGGTTTGGGCACAAAGAAGAAGTGTCTACACAGTTACAATCTGAGTATGAAAGTAGTCTAATTCAAGAAATACGCAATAGTAACTACACGATTAAAAAAGGCAATACTACTATCCGACTAGCTCAAGCCTTTGGATTTTGTTGGGGTGTGGAGCGCGCAGTAGCGATGGCATACGAAACTCGTCAACACTTTCCCACAGAAAGGATTTGGATCACCAATGAAATAATTCACAATCCCTCGGTTAATCAACGTATGCAAGAAATGGGAGTGGGATTTATCCCCGTAACTACTAATAAAAAAGATTTTTCAGTAGTTGAACAAGGGGATGTAGTTATTTTACCCGCCTTCGGTGCTAGTGTACAAGAAATGCAAATCTTACATGACAAAGGTTGTCAAATTGTGGATACAACTTGTCCATGGGTTTCTAAAGTGTGGAACACAGTGGAAAAGCACAAAAAAGGTGAATTTACCTCAATCATTCATGGCAAGTACAAACACGAAGAAACAGTAGCTACCAGTTCCTTCGCTGGCAAATACTTGATTGTGTTAAATTTACAAGAAGCCGAGTATGTAAGCAACTATATCCTCCATGGTGGTGACCGGGAGGAATTTTTAACCAAGTTTGCCAAAGCCTATTCAGCGAATTTTGACCCAGATAAAGACTTAGAAAAAGTAGGGATTGCCAACCAAACTACCATGCTCAAAGGAGAAACAGAACAAATTGGCAAAATCTTTGAAAAGACTATGATGCAAAAATATGGCACATTAGCACTGAACGATCATTTTCAAAGTTTTAACACTATATGTGATGCTACCCAGGAAAGACAAGATGCCATGTTAGAACTAGTTGAACATGAATTAGACCTGATAATAGTAATTGGTGGGTTTAATTCATCGAACACCACCCAATTACAACAAATAGCTATTAACAGAAATATTCCTTCCTATCACATTGACAGTGTGGCCAGAATTAAATCCAGTAATGCAATTGAACA from Cylindrospermopsis curvispora GIHE-G1 harbors:
- a CDS encoding 4-hydroxy-3-methylbut-2-enyl diphosphate reductase — protein: MDTKTFKRTLQHSENYNRKGFGHKEEVSTQLQSEYESSLIQEIRNSNYTIKKGNTTIRLAQAFGFCWGVERAVAMAYETRQHFPTERIWITNEIIHNPSVNQRMQEMGVGFIPVTTNKKDFSVVEQGDVVILPAFGASVQEMQILHDKGCQIVDTTCPWVSKVWNTVEKHKKGEFTSIIHGKYKHEETVATSSFAGKYLIVLNLQEAEYVSNYILHGGDREEFLTKFAKAYSANFDPDKDLEKVGIANQTTMLKGETEQIGKIFEKTMMQKYGTLALNDHFQSFNTICDATQERQDAMLELVEHELDLIIVIGGFNSSNTTQLQQIAINRNIPSYHIDSVARIKSSNAIEHRQLNGEIATTTNWLPREETIVGVTSGASTPDKVVEDIIEKIFSLKAFNIN